The genome window CTTTGCCAGTCAGCCATAGCATGAACGGTGTTGTAATTATGGCGATGAACAGGGCCATCAACAGTGGGACAATAATGGTACTGGCGGCTTTAAGGCCCGCAATGACGATCACAAGTGAAGCCAGAACGAGTAGTACACGAGTGCCTGTGCTGGACATGATTTGTATTTTGGCTGTGGTTGTTTTAGCGGCCCTGGCCTGTCTGCTGCAACGAATCAGGAACTCTGACCAATTTGGAGTCTACAGGCTGCAATACAGGCAGGCTCGCTGTTACGGTCAGTCCAGGTGAGCCATGCTCTGTCGGCATTGTTTTTCGATATTGTCCAGTTCCTTAAGGGTAACGTCGATATCGTCCCGCTGTTGCTTAAGCGTTTTCCGTCGTAAGCTGATTTTTTCGATGAAATACCCGAGCTGACCCACTTCACCGGGTTCTGAATCGTACATATCGATGATGTCGCCGATTTCACTCAGCGAGAAGCCCAATCGCTTACCGCGCAGAATCAGTTTGAGGCGTATACGGTCCCTGCTGGAGTAGACACGTTGCCGCCCTTGACGGTGCGGCTCGAGCAAACCTTCGTCTTCATAAAATCGGATAGCACGCGTGGTGACATCGAATTCCCGGGAAAGTTCGGATATTGAGAATTGTTCTTGGGTGGGTTCGCCTTGCCGTGCATTTTCACTCAATTGAAGCATATTTACAGTATAGCTTTGATTGACGTTTACGTAAACGGAAATTAAAATGATCGACCTTCCCACACCCGTCCGCCCCAATACTCATGAGTCAGGCTGCTGTTACTTCGGAACGACCATTGGCGCCGTTGCGTGAACCGGATTACCGCGTCCGATTCATCACCGCAGCAAGCCTGTTTGACGGCCATGACGCGTCAATCAACGTCATGCGGCGCATTCTCCAGTCCTCCGGCGTGGAAGTCATCCACCTTGGGCACAACCGGTCGGTGCAGGAAATCGTTGATGCGGCCGTAGAAGAAGATGCGCAGGGTATCGCCGTCAGTTCCTACCAGGGTGGCCACACCGAATTTTTTAAGTACATGATTGACATGCTGACGCAGCGGGGGCGTGCGGATATTCGGGTATTCGGCGGTGGCGGTGGGGTGATTGTTCCTGCTGAGATTCAGGAACTTCAGGATTACGGGGTGTGTCGAATTTATTCGCCTCAGGACGGATATGCACTGGGTCTGCAGGGCATGATCGATGACATGATCGAACGAGCCGATTTCTATCCCGCTGCACAGACAATTCAAGAGGCTGATCAGCTCGATGGCGCATCAGTTGAAGATCTCGCAAGAGTCATTACGGCACTTGAAAACAGAACTGCACCGACATCGTTTGTTAACGGTTTACGTATTGCAGCTAGCGAGAAAAAAATTGATGTCCCGGTGCTTGGAATTACCGGAACTGGTGGGTCTGGTAAGTCGTCACTGACAGACGAGCTTATCCTGAGGTTACGGTTTGAGTTCGGTGATTCGATCAGAATTGCAATATTGGCGATAGATCCTTCTCGCCGAAAATCTGGAGGGGCCCTTCTGGGAGATCGGATCCGGATGAATGCTATCGAGGGTACTTCGGTATTCATGCGTTCTCTGGCAACGCGCACTTCGGGGCTGGAACTCCCGTCGCAACTGCCTGAGATCATTGAAGCAACCAAGCGCGCAGGCTACGGGCTGGTGATAGTTGAAACGCCCGGGATCGGCCAAGGTGATTCCGGAATCGTGCCACTGGTTGACTGTTCGCTCTACGTGATGACACCAGAATTTGGTGCTGCAACTCAGCTTGAGAAGATCGATATGTTGGACTATGCCGATCTTGTTGCAATCAACAAGTTCGATCGTAAGGGTGCCGAAGACGCTTTACGGGATGTACGTAAACAGATGCAGCGTAACCGGCAAGCGTTTGACCAATCTCTCGATGAGATGCCCGTCTATGGCACGATGGCGTCCAATTTTAACGATCAGGGTGTGACTGCGCTTTATGACCAGTTGTGTTTGGTCCTCGAACCCTTAGGATTGCCTGCGCGGCAACAGGACCGGGGATCCGTGGTATCCACTGGTTCTGATCAACGAGGTATTGTGCCCGTATCCCGTCAGCGTTACCTGTCTGAAATTGCAGACGGTGTCCGGTCTTACCGGGATACGGCAGCGCGCCAGGCCCAGGTTGCCCGCGAACATCAGCAGTTACAGGCCAGTATCCGGATGTTGGGAGAACAGGACAAGAATACCGATGAACTGCAGCAACTCGCAGCCGAGCGGGAAAAGGCGTTGAGTGAAGATTCTCAACTGCAGTTACGGGCATTCCCTAAGCTGATCGAGGATTATTCTGGGCCATCTCTGGTTTATTCAGTTCAAGGTCAGGATGTCAGTCAGTTGCTGACTTACACCTCTTTGTCTGGTACGAAAGTCCCCCGTGTCAGTCTGCCGCGTTATCAGGATCACGGCGATATTCTACGCTGGTTAATGTTGGAAAACGTACCCGGCAGGTTTCCGTTTACCGCGGGTGTTTTCCCGTTCAAGCGGGAAAACGAAGATCCTACTCGTATGTTTGCCGGTGAAGGGGATGCGTTCAGAACCAATCATCGATTTCACTACCTGTCCAAGGATACGGTAGCGAAACGACTTTCTACAGCTTTTGATTCTGTGACCTTATATGGTGCTGACCCTGCGCAAAGGCCGGATATCTACGGAAAGGTCGGTACTTCCGGTGTGTCGATTGCGACGCTTGATGACATGCGGGCTTTGTACGATGGTTTCGACCTGTGCAGTCCGGAGACATCCGTCTCTATGACTATCAACGGACCTGCACCAACGGTACTCGCTTTTTTCCTGAATACGGCAATCGATCAGCAGGTCGAACGGTTTCGTTCGGACAATGGCCGTGAGCCGGACGAATCGGAATACCGGCACCTTTTTTCCTGGACCCTGGAGAATGTTCGCGGCACTGTACAGGCAGACATCCTCAAGGAAGATCAAGGGCAGAATACTTGTCTTTTTTCAACCGATTTCAGCTTGCGGATGATGGGAGACATACAGCAGTATTTTATCGATAACGGTATTGGCAATTTTTACTCGGTATCGATATCGGGTTATCACATCGCGGAAGCTGGTGCGAACCCGATTACCCAGCTCGCATTGACACTGTCCAATGGGTTTACCTATGTTGAGGCTTATCTTGCCCGGGGAATGGGTGTTGATCAGTTTGCACCAAATTTCTCGTTTTTCTTCTCCAATGGCATGGATCCGGAATACACGGTTATGGGGCGTGTCGCGAGGCGGATCTGGGCGATTGGGATGCGCGATCGCTATGGGGCGAACGAGCGCAGTCAAAGACTCAAATACCATATCCAGACGTCAGGCCGCTCGCTTCATGCACAGGAGATGAGTTTCAACGACATTCGTACAACGTTACAGGCGCTGATTGCCGTTTACGATAACTGCAACAGTCTGCACACCAATGCCAATGATGAGGCAGTGACCACGCCCAGCGAAGACTCGGTTCGTCGGGCACTGGCGATACAGATGGTCATTAACCGGGAATGGGGCCTGGCAAAAAATGAAAACCCCAGTCAGGGCAGTTTTGTGATCGAGGAACTGACTGACCTGGTAGAGGAGGCTGTACTTACGGAGTTCGACCGCATTACAGATCGAGGCGGTGTACTCGGAGCCATGGAGACCGGTTATCAGCGAGGTAAGATACAGGAAGAATCGCTGTACTATGAGCACCGTAAGCACGATGGGAGTTATCCAATTGTTGGTGTGAATATGTTCTTGGGTCCGGAAACCGACAACAGCGAAACAACGGAACTGACGCGGGGTACCGAGTCAGAAAAGCAAAGTCAGCTTACGCGCCTGGCTGAATTTCAAAAACAACATGCAGGATCTTCGGTTAAGGCGCTTGATGCTGTGCAACGTGCTGTACTGGAAGGTCAAAACGTATTTGCTGAATTAATGCGGGCTGTCCGGGTCTGTTCGCTTGGTCAAATCACTGATGCCTTGTTTGAAGTTGGTGGCAAGTACCGTCGTAACATGTAGAATTCCGCGTCGCAGCAGTCTTAGCCCAGTCTTCTTTTGCTCTGCTCTGGTCGTTGTGCCAGCTTTAAGAAGAAATTAACTTCTGTTCATTAAATTAAAGGGGTTGTTGAGTGAATCAATCGATAAATCGGATGCGTTCCAATGTGCTGGTTCTTGCCTGCTGTCAGGCACTGACCATGTCTGGGAGTTCGTTGATTATTCTGACGTCAGCACTCGTGGGCGCTATTCTGGCACCCCATCCTCAGTGGGCAACACTGCCGGTGGCCTGTATGTTTACGGGCACTCTGATCGCAACTTTCCCTGCGTCGATGCTAATGAAACGAATTGGCCGACGGGCTGGTTTTTATGTCGGCCTGATAATTGGGTTGATCGGTGCGATCATTGTCACCACCGGGGTCATTGATGGAGGGTTCTTCTATTTCTGTATGGGTTCGTTCCTGATTGGAGTCGTCAATGCGTTCGGCCAATACTACCGGTTTGCGGCTTCGGATGTTGCGACATCTGAATATCGTAGTCGGGCAATTTCCTGGGTCTTGGCCGGGGGTATCGTGGCCGCATTTATCGGTCCTGGAATCGCGATCTGGACGTGGGACATGGTTGCCACTGTGCCTTACGCCGGGAGCTATTCTATGCTTGTCGGGCTCTATGCTATCTCAATGTTATTTCTATTCTTCGCCCGGCTTCCTATGCCCACCATTGAGGAACGTTCGGGAGCTACCCGCCCACTGTCACAAATTATCAGGCAACCGGAGTTTTTTGTTGCAGTCATCGGAGCAACCGTTGCTTACGGTTCGATGAATCTGATCATGGTTGCAACGCCGGTAGAAATGAAAGGCAGTGGTTATCTTTTGCCTGACTCGGCTTCGGTGATTATGTGGCATATACTGGCAATGTTTGCGCCGTCCTTTGTTACGGGGCACCTGATCCGGCACTTTGGAGTCACTCGCATTATGGTGACAGGAACTTTGCTATTAGCGGTATGCGTCACGATCAATCTCAATGGATCGAGCTTGATTCACTTCACGTCAGCCCTGATTGCTTTGGGGCTTGGATGGAACTTTCTGTTTGTCGGTGGTACGACACTGCTTGCCGATGCTTATCGGCCAGCCGAAAAAGCAAAGACACAAGGCTTTAATGACTTGATCATATTTAGTACCGTCGCAATGACCGCGGTAACGTCCGGATTGTTGCACCACCACTTTGGCTGGGAGACTATTAACCTTGCGGTGATACCGGCCATTGTGCTGGCTTTTGCGACCACACTATGGCTTGACCGCAGGCGTCGTCGACTCATGCAACATCGTACCGTGTGAGATCGCCCCTACTATTCTATTTGTGA of Gammaproteobacteria bacterium contains these proteins:
- a CDS encoding methylmalonyl-CoA mutase family protein, yielding MSQAAVTSERPLAPLREPDYRVRFITAASLFDGHDASINVMRRILQSSGVEVIHLGHNRSVQEIVDAAVEEDAQGIAVSSYQGGHTEFFKYMIDMLTQRGRADIRVFGGGGGVIVPAEIQELQDYGVCRIYSPQDGYALGLQGMIDDMIERADFYPAAQTIQEADQLDGASVEDLARVITALENRTAPTSFVNGLRIAASEKKIDVPVLGITGTGGSGKSSLTDELILRLRFEFGDSIRIAILAIDPSRRKSGGALLGDRIRMNAIEGTSVFMRSLATRTSGLELPSQLPEIIEATKRAGYGLVIVETPGIGQGDSGIVPLVDCSLYVMTPEFGAATQLEKIDMLDYADLVAINKFDRKGAEDALRDVRKQMQRNRQAFDQSLDEMPVYGTMASNFNDQGVTALYDQLCLVLEPLGLPARQQDRGSVVSTGSDQRGIVPVSRQRYLSEIADGVRSYRDTAARQAQVAREHQQLQASIRMLGEQDKNTDELQQLAAEREKALSEDSQLQLRAFPKLIEDYSGPSLVYSVQGQDVSQLLTYTSLSGTKVPRVSLPRYQDHGDILRWLMLENVPGRFPFTAGVFPFKRENEDPTRMFAGEGDAFRTNHRFHYLSKDTVAKRLSTAFDSVTLYGADPAQRPDIYGKVGTSGVSIATLDDMRALYDGFDLCSPETSVSMTINGPAPTVLAFFLNTAIDQQVERFRSDNGREPDESEYRHLFSWTLENVRGTVQADILKEDQGQNTCLFSTDFSLRMMGDIQQYFIDNGIGNFYSVSISGYHIAEAGANPITQLALTLSNGFTYVEAYLARGMGVDQFAPNFSFFFSNGMDPEYTVMGRVARRIWAIGMRDRYGANERSQRLKYHIQTSGRSLHAQEMSFNDIRTTLQALIAVYDNCNSLHTNANDEAVTTPSEDSVRRALAIQMVINREWGLAKNENPSQGSFVIEELTDLVEEAVLTEFDRITDRGGVLGAMETGYQRGKIQEESLYYEHRKHDGSYPIVGVNMFLGPETDNSETTELTRGTESEKQSQLTRLAEFQKQHAGSSVKALDAVQRAVLEGQNVFAELMRAVRVCSLGQITDALFEVGGKYRRNM
- a CDS encoding MFS transporter, yielding MNQSINRMRSNVLVLACCQALTMSGSSLIILTSALVGAILAPHPQWATLPVACMFTGTLIATFPASMLMKRIGRRAGFYVGLIIGLIGAIIVTTGVIDGGFFYFCMGSFLIGVVNAFGQYYRFAASDVATSEYRSRAISWVLAGGIVAAFIGPGIAIWTWDMVATVPYAGSYSMLVGLYAISMLFLFFARLPMPTIEERSGATRPLSQIIRQPEFFVAVIGATVAYGSMNLIMVATPVEMKGSGYLLPDSASVIMWHILAMFAPSFVTGHLIRHFGVTRIMVTGTLLLAVCVTINLNGSSLIHFTSALIALGLGWNFLFVGGTTLLADAYRPAEKAKTQGFNDLIIFSTVAMTAVTSGLLHHHFGWETINLAVIPAIVLAFATTLWLDRRRRRLMQHRTV
- a CDS encoding MerR family DNA-binding transcriptional regulator; the protein is MLQLSENARQGEPTQEQFSISELSREFDVTTRAIRFYEDEGLLEPHRQGRQRVYSSRDRIRLKLILRGKRLGFSLSEIGDIIDMYDSEPGEVGQLGYFIEKISLRRKTLKQQRDDIDVTLKELDNIEKQCRQSMAHLD